A single region of the Candidatus Krumholzibacteriia bacterium genome encodes:
- a CDS encoding cation:proton antiporter: MPTEVTPSPLLVLAVVVVAGVLVGSLARRVRLPAVTGQILVGVLIGPSVLGLFDRHTVHELAPVTNFALAIIAVAVGSHLHLPRLHNARRRLFALLVAEAVITPAAVFFAVILLPDVRWHLGVLLAALAISTAPATVLAIVKEERAQGVFVKTLVAAVALNNLACISAFELAHLAVAADLDPSSGHGLAKILIAPVQQLALAILLGGGAAFVLNLLTRSVVRSDLLTTYSFAAILLVSGVADLFGISSLLSCLVLGVALANIAPEKEDIGHAVFDNFEVAIYAAFFTLAGMELDLGVAAQGGLLAFTVFVARIAGKWGAATVAMRFARAPREVRQFLGFALVPQAGVAVGLVLVAQEDAALEPVRDLLLAVGLTVVTLNEIVGPVLARWALERSGDAGRDRRRLIDFVHEEHVTTTLRGQTKEEAITQLTELLVRTHNVHIDRDSLLHSVLERENQISTCVGEGLAIPHGELPEGDAIAGVIGISHEGLHFDTPDGRPVHCMVLLATPHSMRDRHLEVLATLARTIGFDHNLQNQLFNARTPAHVCQVLRHETFEDLNVTIDDD; this comes from the coding sequence GTGCCGACCGAAGTCACCCCGAGCCCTCTCCTCGTCCTCGCCGTCGTCGTGGTGGCCGGCGTCCTCGTCGGCAGCCTCGCGCGCCGGGTGCGTCTGCCCGCCGTCACCGGGCAGATCCTCGTCGGCGTGTTGATCGGTCCGTCGGTGCTCGGCCTGTTCGACCGGCACACGGTCCACGAACTCGCGCCCGTGACCAACTTCGCGCTCGCGATCATCGCGGTGGCCGTGGGATCGCACCTGCACCTGCCGCGGCTGCACAACGCGCGCCGGCGCCTCTTCGCCCTGCTCGTCGCCGAGGCCGTGATCACGCCGGCGGCGGTGTTCTTCGCGGTGATCCTCCTGCCCGACGTGCGCTGGCACCTCGGCGTGCTGCTCGCCGCTCTGGCCATCTCGACGGCTCCGGCCACGGTGCTCGCCATCGTGAAGGAGGAACGCGCCCAGGGTGTGTTCGTGAAGACGCTGGTCGCTGCCGTGGCGCTGAACAACCTGGCCTGCATCAGCGCCTTCGAGCTCGCCCACCTCGCCGTGGCCGCCGATCTCGATCCCTCGAGCGGTCACGGCCTGGCGAAGATCCTGATCGCGCCGGTCCAGCAACTGGCGCTGGCGATCCTACTGGGGGGTGGGGCCGCGTTCGTGCTCAACCTCCTGACGCGCTCGGTCGTCCGGAGCGACCTGCTCACCACCTACAGCTTCGCCGCGATCCTGCTGGTGTCCGGCGTCGCCGATCTGTTCGGGATCTCGTCGCTGCTGAGCTGCCTGGTGCTCGGCGTGGCGCTGGCGAACATCGCGCCCGAGAAGGAGGACATCGGCCACGCCGTCTTCGACAACTTCGAGGTCGCGATCTACGCCGCCTTCTTCACGCTGGCCGGCATGGAACTCGACCTGGGCGTGGCCGCGCAGGGCGGACTGCTGGCGTTCACGGTGTTCGTGGCCCGGATCGCCGGCAAGTGGGGCGCGGCGACGGTGGCCATGCGCTTCGCACGGGCACCCCGGGAGGTCCGCCAGTTCCTGGGCTTCGCCCTCGTGCCGCAGGCGGGAGTGGCCGTGGGGCTGGTGCTGGTGGCCCAGGAGGACGCCGCCCTGGAGCCGGTCCGCGACCTTCTGCTGGCCGTGGGACTGACCGTGGTCACGCTCAACGAGATCGTCGGTCCGGTGCTCGCGCGCTGGGCCCTGGAGCGATCCGGCGACGCCGGACGCGATCGCCGCCGGCTGATCGACTTCGTCCACGAAGAACACGTGACGACGACTCTCCGCGGCCAGACCAAGGAAGAAGCGATCACACAGTTGACCGAGCTCCTCGTGCGCACGCACAACGTGCACATCGACCGTGACTCGCTGCTGCACTCGGTGCTCGAACGCGAGAACCAGATCTCGACCTGTGTGGGCGAGGGTCTGGCGATCCCCCACGGCGAGCTCCCCGAGGGCGACGCCATCGCCGGGGTGATCGGGATCAGCCACGAGGGGCTCCACTTCGACACGCCCGACGGCCGGCCCGTGCACTGCATGGTCCTCTTGGCCACCCCTCATTCGATGCGCGACCGCCACCTCGAAGTGCTCGCCACCCTGGCACGCACGATCGGCTTCGACCACAACCTGCAGAACCAGCTCTTCAACGCGAGGACACCCGCTCACGTGTGCCAGGTCTTGCGTCACGAGACCTTCGAGGACCTGAACGTCACGATCGACGACGACTAG
- a CDS encoding tetratricopeptide repeat protein yields the protein MIDEIRRRRIPQTLIGYVVGLWGGAQVIDFVEQRYALSPYWVELFVVAYLVLLPSVVAIAWNKGAPGRQRWSKVALGTVGINAALAVVVLVVGFHGRDLGRVTETVVVETEEGETVEREVPREAFRRTVMLAIPRVEDLSGDDRWSAVEFEQLLEIDLMQNPFLELRSPWLENQRAQRAGLEDASRMPRALVHEAARQRGADVFLMSSLQPAEVGFELEIELVSTDDGRSVAATMLTGADVFELADRASVWIHRGLEVPEVEFEDRPVTDLMTESPEALRASAKGAVAFHLESDFEAAAAFLARATEIDPTFAMAHLSEYSVNVVLGRMGAALPAIEAAMQHSYRLTERTEFLVRATYHGARSDVEKTMAVLEMWARLHPDDPMPRKLLAQNQRVTGDAEQALASLRDALELVPGDVEVLEWMVNVASSVGELDTAADAARRWAELLPNEVAPVLALADVQKDRGDLAAASATLERATLLDPTHVDARMSLADLATRQGDLGKAASVYADLADGAGTMQDRFEAIDELVTLRHRQGRIDAALAEFARWEELARDVFPAGQLAVRTSTRMYLFALDGRPDAARARLDELRAALTEPFSGFIALGDAQVALAVEDTAAAGTAIDALQRAVDATGVGSLQPIIELLRARERLLSGDPEAALAACDRAHALDPSAGSVDVHRSRALLRSGRIDDALGAIERALEVDPSDPRALHQRGRVLAEAGRVDEAITAYERALVTWKDADDDYRLARRARSELEALRQGS from the coding sequence ATGATCGACGAAATCCGCCGCCGCCGGATTCCGCAGACGCTGATCGGCTACGTCGTCGGTCTGTGGGGCGGAGCCCAGGTCATCGACTTCGTCGAGCAGCGCTACGCGCTGTCGCCCTACTGGGTCGAACTCTTCGTCGTCGCCTACCTCGTCCTGCTGCCGTCGGTGGTCGCGATCGCCTGGAACAAGGGCGCTCCGGGGCGTCAACGCTGGTCGAAGGTCGCGCTCGGGACGGTCGGCATCAACGCCGCGCTGGCCGTGGTCGTGCTCGTCGTCGGCTTCCACGGACGCGATCTCGGACGCGTGACCGAGACCGTGGTCGTCGAGACCGAGGAGGGAGAGACGGTCGAGCGCGAGGTGCCGCGCGAGGCCTTTCGCCGCACCGTCATGCTCGCCATTCCACGGGTGGAGGATCTCAGCGGCGACGACCGCTGGTCGGCCGTGGAGTTCGAGCAGCTGCTCGAGATCGATCTCATGCAGAATCCCTTCCTCGAGCTGCGCTCCCCGTGGCTCGAGAACCAGCGCGCCCAGCGCGCCGGACTGGAGGACGCCAGCCGCATGCCGCGCGCCCTGGTCCACGAGGCGGCACGGCAGCGCGGGGCCGACGTGTTCCTCATGTCGTCGCTGCAGCCCGCCGAGGTCGGCTTCGAGCTCGAGATCGAACTCGTGTCCACCGACGACGGCCGATCGGTCGCCGCGACCATGCTCACGGGTGCCGACGTGTTCGAACTGGCCGACCGCGCGAGCGTCTGGATCCACCGCGGTCTCGAGGTCCCCGAGGTCGAATTCGAGGACCGTCCGGTGACCGATCTCATGACCGAGTCACCGGAGGCGCTCCGGGCCAGCGCGAAGGGCGCCGTGGCCTTCCATCTGGAGTCGGACTTCGAGGCGGCGGCCGCGTTCCTGGCCCGCGCCACCGAGATCGACCCCACCTTCGCCATGGCGCACCTGTCGGAGTACAGCGTGAACGTCGTGCTCGGGCGCATGGGGGCGGCCCTGCCGGCGATCGAGGCCGCGATGCAGCACTCCTACCGCTTGACCGAGCGCACGGAATTCCTGGTGCGCGCGACCTACCACGGTGCCCGCAGCGACGTCGAGAAGACGATGGCCGTGCTCGAGATGTGGGCACGTCTGCACCCGGACGACCCCATGCCCCGCAAGCTCCTGGCGCAGAACCAGCGCGTGACCGGAGACGCCGAGCAGGCCCTGGCGTCGTTGCGCGACGCCCTCGAACTCGTCCCGGGAGACGTCGAGGTGCTCGAGTGGATGGTGAACGTCGCCAGCAGCGTCGGGGAACTCGACACCGCCGCCGACGCTGCGCGGCGCTGGGCCGAGCTGTTGCCGAACGAGGTCGCCCCGGTGCTGGCCCTGGCCGACGTGCAGAAGGACCGCGGCGATCTCGCGGCGGCGAGCGCCACTCTCGAGCGGGCCACGCTGCTCGACCCCACGCACGTCGACGCCCGCATGTCCCTGGCCGATCTGGCGACGCGTCAGGGCGACCTCGGGAAGGCGGCGTCGGTCTACGCGGACCTGGCCGATGGAGCCGGCACGATGCAGGACCGCTTCGAGGCGATCGACGAACTCGTCACGCTGCGCCATCGCCAGGGCAGGATCGACGCCGCCCTCGCGGAGTTCGCGCGCTGGGAGGAGCTGGCCCGCGACGTCTTCCCGGCCGGCCAGCTCGCCGTCCGCACCTCGACGCGGATGTACCTGTTCGCCCTCGACGGCCGCCCCGACGCGGCCCGTGCACGGCTCGACGAACTCCGGGCGGCCCTCACGGAACCGTTCTCGGGCTTCATCGCGCTGGGCGACGCCCAGGTCGCCCTCGCGGTCGAGGACACCGCGGCGGCCGGTACAGCCATCGATGCCCTCCAGCGAGCGGTCGACGCGACGGGCGTGGGGAGCCTCCAGCCGATCATCGAGCTCCTGCGCGCCCGGGAGCGCCTGCTGTCCGGCGACCCCGAGGCGGCGCTCGCCGCCTGTGATCGTGCGCACGCCCTGGACCCATCGGCCGGGAGCGTGGACGTCCACCGCTCGCGCGCGCTGCTGCGGTCGGGCCGGATCGACGACGCGCTCGGAGCGATCGAGCGTGCCCTCGAGGTCGACCCCAGCGATCCTCGCGCCCTGCACCAGCGGGGACGGGTGCTCGCCGAGGCGGGGCGCGTGGACGAGGCGATCACCGCGTACGAGCGTGCATTGGTGACCTGGAAGGACGCCGACGACGACTACCGTCTGGCCCGCCGCGCACGCTCCGAACTCGAGGCCCTGCGCCAGGGATCCTGA
- the egtB gene encoding ergothioneine biosynthesis protein EgtB, with product MNEPALAPVDPSTLARRFEAVRAATLALIAPLEPEDMQVQSMADVSPTKWHLGHTTWFFETFVLEPRPEHRPFHPRFREIFNSYYQQVGDRHPRPDRGLLTRPRLREVLEYREHVESQLAGILHRDPESLGERALSLVELGLHHEQQHQELMLMDIKHVLGSNPLDPRYRPERAPDPSTPAPLHWHRVDGGLVEIGHDGRGFGYDNEFPRHRAWVEDVEIASRPVTNRELLEFVEDGGYLEPTLWLADAWDHMQNHDPWSAPMYWERRDGRWMQFTLHGLEPLRLDEPATHLSYYEADAFARWTGYRLPTEDEWENIAHDLPVEGNFADDGRWHPRAYTGDSADSENRPVQMFGDVWEWTQSHYSPYPGFRAPAGAVGEYNGKFMANQFVLRGGCWATPKDHVRATYRNFFHPWTRWHFGGVRLVRDV from the coding sequence ATGAACGAACCCGCGCTCGCTCCCGTCGACCCGTCCACGCTCGCCCGTCGCTTCGAAGCCGTGCGCGCGGCCACCCTGGCCCTGATCGCGCCGCTCGAGCCCGAGGACATGCAGGTCCAGTCGATGGCCGACGTCAGTCCGACGAAGTGGCACCTGGGCCACACCACGTGGTTCTTCGAGACCTTCGTGCTGGAGCCGCGGCCGGAGCACCGGCCGTTCCATCCTCGCTTCCGCGAGATCTTCAACTCCTACTACCAGCAGGTGGGCGACCGGCACCCGCGGCCCGATCGTGGCCTGCTCACGCGGCCGAGACTGCGCGAGGTGCTCGAGTACCGCGAGCACGTGGAATCGCAGCTCGCCGGGATCCTGCACCGCGATCCCGAGTCGCTGGGCGAGCGCGCGCTGTCGCTGGTGGAACTGGGCCTGCACCACGAGCAGCAGCACCAGGAACTGATGCTCATGGACATCAAGCACGTGCTCGGCAGCAATCCGCTCGATCCGCGCTACCGTCCCGAGCGCGCGCCCGATCCCAGCACTCCGGCTCCTCTTCACTGGCACCGCGTCGACGGCGGTCTGGTCGAGATCGGCCACGACGGAAGGGGCTTCGGCTACGACAACGAATTCCCCCGCCACCGGGCCTGGGTCGAAGACGTCGAGATCGCGTCGCGACCGGTGACCAACCGCGAACTGCTGGAGTTCGTCGAGGACGGCGGCTATCTCGAGCCCACACTGTGGCTGGCCGACGCCTGGGACCACATGCAGAACCACGACCCCTGGTCGGCGCCCATGTACTGGGAACGCCGGGACGGCCGGTGGATGCAGTTCACGCTGCACGGTCTCGAGCCCCTGCGACTCGACGAGCCCGCGACGCATCTCTCGTACTACGAGGCCGACGCCTTCGCCCGGTGGACCGGCTACCGCCTGCCGACCGAGGACGAGTGGGAGAACATCGCGCACGATCTGCCCGTGGAAGGCAACTTCGCCGACGACGGCCGGTGGCATCCGCGCGCCTACACGGGCGATTCTGCCGACTCGGAGAACCGTCCCGTCCAGATGTTCGGCGACGTGTGGGAGTGGACGCAGAGCCACTACTCGCCCTACCCGGGCTTCCGGGCTCCGGCGGGCGCCGTGGGCGAGTACAACGGCAAGTTCATGGCCAACCAGTTCGTCCTGCGGGGCGGATGCTGGGCGACCCCGAAGGACCATGTGCGGGCGACCTACCGCAATTTCTTCCATCCGTGGACACGCTGGCACTTCGGCGGCGTGCGTCTCGTCCGCGACGTCTGA